In Beijerinckiaceae bacterium, the sequence ATGGAAATCCAACAAGGTTGAGAAATGGATCGCATTCTCGTGCTCATACGCCACGGCCAGAGCGAGTGGAACCTCAAGAACCTTTTCACAGGCTGGAAAGATCCAGTTCTCACCGACAAAGGAGTTGAAGAAGCGCGTGCCGCCGGACGGCTCCTCAAGGCGCGCGGTCTTTCCTTCGACCGGGCCTTCGCGTCCAACCTTGTTCGCGCTCAGCATACATTGCAACTGGTTCTCGAAGAAGTGGGCGGCCAAGCCAAGACAACTTGGGACCAGGCGCTCAACGAGCGCGATTATGGCGAGCTTTGCGGACTCAACAAAGACGATGCGAGACGCAAATGGGGCGACGAGCAAGTCCATCTCTGGCGCCGGTCCTATGATGTCCGGCCGCCAGGCGGCGAAAGCTTGAAGGATACGGTTGCCCGAGTCGTTCCCTATTATTGCCAAACCATTCTCCCGGCGGTGCTGGGCGGCCAGCGTACAATCGTCGCAGCCCATGGCAATTCGCTGCGTGCCCTGATCATGGTGCTTGATAGGCTGACGCCGGAAACCATTCCGACAATGGAACTGAAAACCGGAATCCTGCTTCTCTACCGGCTTAAGCCTGACTCGACGGTCGAAACCAAAGAGATTCTCTCCCAGTAAAGTTTGTGCAGCGGAGATCGATTGAGCGGTCATTGTGGCCCAGGGCATCGAGATGGAGGATCTGTTCCAAAGTATGGATGCGGCGACTGGAACATGTTTGGTTCCAGGGCTCACGTATTACCCTCGTTATCTCGACGACTCGGCGCAGGCAACACTCGCGGCCGAGGTGGCAAAGAGTGTCGCACAAGCGCCGTGGTACTTACCCCGCATGCCCCGTTCCGGCCGGGCGTTTTCGGTCAGGATGACCAATTGCGGAGCGCTCGGATGGGTTTCCGACCGGGAGGGCGGCTATCGCTACCAGCGGGTCCATCCCGAGACCGGCGGGGCTTGGCCTCCGATCCCTGCTTCCGCGCTAAATATATGGCGTGCCTTAGCCGATTATCCGCATCCGCCACAGGCCGGCCTCATCAATTTCTATGACGGCCGGGCCAAGATGGGCTTGCACCAAGACCGCGACGAAAAGGAGCTTGCCGCCCCTGTCGTGTCGATATCGCTGGGGGACAGTTGTGTTTTCCGCTATGGCGGTTTGCAACGCGGCGACCCCGCGAAAAACCTCGAGCTTCACTCGGGCGATGTCATTGTCTTTGGCGGCGCCGCGCGGCTGATGTTTCACGGCGTGACGAAAATACTCGGCGGTTCGTCCCGGCTGCTGCCGGGAGGCGGGCGCATCAATCTCACCATGAGGCGAGTGACCCGACCGGAGTGCGACGCTAATCCTTGATTGCGGTCGCTATGGCGGCAAGGCTTGCCGGCATAGCGGTTTCTGGAATGGTCAGGCTCCGCGTCCCGTGCTCGTCGTGGACTTCGATCTTGAACGTAAATCGATCGGCACCCGGCGATGGCGACACCAGCGAAGTGCCGGCGTCGAGCAGTTTTTTCAAAGCCGCTCGCTGTTCGGCGGAAAGCGCGGCCAAGTCCTCTTGCCCGCGCCGGACCAGTCCCGCAAAACCGCCTGAACGTTCGACAATGAGTTTCATGGCCGCTTACCCTTGCCTTTCTTCTTTGGAGGGGCGCTCTTCGTTGGAGTGCCGCGTGACGGCTTTGCGGCTGGCTTTGACGAAACAGTCTTCTTCTTTTTCGCGGTTTTTTTTGCGGTCCGCGGTTTCTTTGCCATCGGTGAGCGAGCGAACACAGGCCTGACAGGCGGCAATGGTACGACATAGGCCCCCGCAACTTTCGCCAGTCCCGCCGCGGTGGGAGCCTCTTCCAAGACACCGACATCACTCCAGGCTTGCGCAATCTTCGCAGCAATATCCGGATCGTCGGGAAATAAATCGCGCGCCACGGAAATGGTTTCCGTCGCGCATTTGGCGAACCCCGCGGAAGCGGTCAACCTTTGGGTCAGGGTAACATACCAGACGCGCCCGGTTTTTTCCCAGGATTTCCCGCCGATCGCCTTGGCCGCGAGGACGAAGGCACGGTTCGGAATTCCGGAATTGGTGTGAACGCCGCCGTGATCGGCTTCGGTGTGGACATAGTCCTTCATGTGCCCCGGCTGTGGGTCTTTGCCGAAATGAGTATCATTGTAGGCGGTCCCGGGGTTTGCCAAGTCTCGCAGCGCTTTCCCCTTGAAGCTAGGCGCTAGGATCCCCGCGCCGATCAACCAATCGGCCTCGGCCACGGTTTGCCCGAGCGACCATTGCTTGACCATTGAGCCGAAAACATCGGACATGGATTCGTTCAGCGCGCCCGGTTCGTCCTGATAGGGGAGCTGCGCGGTGTACTGAGTGACGCCATGCGTCAATTCATGCGCGATGACATCCAAAGCGGCGGTGAAACGCTCGAAAATTATACCATCGCCGTCGCCATATACCATCTGCCGGCCATCCCAGAATGCATTGTCGTATTTCTGCCCGTAATGAACCGAGGAGACGAGCGTCTTTCCGTTTCCGTCCACGGACTCGCGGTTGAAAATCTCCTTGAAAAAATTCCAGGTAATGCCGGCATTTGCGAAGGCTTCATTCGCAGCCTTATCCGGACAATCGGGATCAGCCTCCGAGCGCGCGATATCGCCCGGCAGATCGGTGAAGCCTTTGCAATCGAAAACCTGGCGGCGTAGTCCTTCGCGCTTGAGCGCGGTCGGCGAAGGAGCCCCCGTGCTGAGCTGGGCGCGGAAGGCCAATATGCTATCAGTTAGCCGCAGGGTACGGCCGGCGGTTTCGGCAAGATGGGGATCGCCGCTTGTCGCAAGGCGCTGCAAGATTTGGGGTGGGATAATAAAACAGCAGGGACATCCTCCCGCGCTTGCACCGAAAACTGCACGCTTCATGGATGCCTCCTCTTATCATATTGAAAATCAAATGATTTTAATGTCACCGCACTCGATCGTTCGTGCTTTCGCGCCGCTGATAGGCTATGATGCCATTCTGGCCTTGTCATCCGCCATTCGATCTTATGACGGTTGAAAATATTCCGGAATGCCCTCACGAGTTTTATGATCTGAAGGCACGCGACGCGGAGCGTTTGATGAAAGTTTCCCTGGTCCAAATGAATTCGAGTGCCGACAAGGTCGACAATATCGCTGCCGCCGTCGCATTGATCGAAAAAGCCGTCGCCGAGGAAAAGCCGGATTGGATTTGCCTTCCCGAATGTTTCGATTTTCTGGGCGGCGATCGCAAATCCAAGGCGGCCGCTGCCGAGGCGCTGCCCGGCGGGCCGGCCTATGCCGCCATGCAGGCGCAGGCCAGGAAACACGGGATTTTCATTCATGCCGGCTCAATCCTAGAAAAGCCTGAGGCTGGGGAGCGCATCCACAATACAACCGTCGTCTTCGACCGTGCCGGAGCGGAAATCGCCCGCTATCGTAAAATCCACATGTTCGACATCACCGCTCCCGACGGAACCCAATATTGCGAAAGCGCGGCCTTTGCACCGGGTAACGCGGTCGTGACCTATCCTTGCGAAGATATGATCGTCGGCTGCTCGATTTGCTATGATATTAGGTTTCCCGAGCTCTATCAGGCGCTCGTCGCCAAGGGCGCCGAAATGATCGCATTGCCTGCGGCCTTCACCCTGCAGACCGGCAAGGATCATTGGGAGGTTCTTTGCCGCGCCCGGGCGATCGAGACCCAGACCTATTTTTGTGCCACGGCCCAGACCGGCACTTTCATCATGGACAATGAGACGCGCCACACCTACGGCCACTCACTCGTCGTCGACCCCTGGGGCCACGTCACCGCCAAAGCCTCGGATGGGATCGGCATTGTCTCAAGCCGCATCGATCGCGATCTGGTAAGAAAAGTCCGTGCGCAAATTCCGGTATCGCAACATAAGGTCCCCTTCGACTGAGCAAAGCCATGATCGCGCTGACTGATCTTTTTGGCTTTGCCCAGCGTCCCGCCATTATCGGGGTGTTTGTGGTTTGCGTGGCTTTCGGATTTGGCGCGGCGGCGGGACTTGGCCCTGTCGGGTGCGCGCAGGCGGCCATGGTTTGGCATCGCGGCGAACTCGGCGACCCGGGGTCGCTCGACCCGCACAAAGCGACGACCTTGATCGAAAGCAATATCCTTGCGGAGCTTTTCGAAGGTCTGGTCAGCCACAACGCGCGCGGTGAAATCGTTCCGGGAGTCGCCACGAGCTGGACCGTTGAAGCCGGTGGGGTTGTCTACCATTTCCAATTTCGGGACGATGCAAAATGGTCCAACGGCGATAAGGTCGTGCCGGCAGATTTCGTCTATGCGTTTCGGCGCCTGATGGCGCCGGAAACCGGCGCGCCCTATGCCAATATTCTTTACACCCTCAAAAATGCGGAAAAAATCAACAAGGGGGAGCTTCCCGTCGAGGCCTTGGGCGTCCGCGCAATCGGCGATACCTGCCTTGAAATTACACTCGAGCACCCAGCGCCCTATTTCATTGCCCAACTCGCCCACATGACCGCAAAACCGCTGCATGAGCGATCGATCAAAGAATATGGTTCTGACTTCGTGCGGTCAGCTCATATTGTGACGAACGGTCCCTTTATGTTGAAGGACTTCACCCCCAACGACCGGCTCGTGCTCGACAAAAACCCCTATTATTATGACGCGGCGCAGGTCGCACTCGACTCCGAGATCTTTTATTCGTTGGAAGATCGCTCTGCGGCGCTACGCCGGTTCATGGCCGGCGAAATCCAGTCCTACAATGATGTGCCCCTCGACCAAATCACGTTCGTGCGCAGCCACTTGGCCGAAGCCTTCAAGGTGACACCAAGCCTGGGCAGCTATTTCTACGCCTTCGATACGCGCCACAAGCCTTTCGACGACCGAAAGGTCCGCAGGGCGCTGTCCATGGTCATCGACCGGGAGTTTTTGGCGGAGCGAATCTGGGGGACCACGATGGACGCGAGCTACAGTTTCGTGCCACCCGCAATAACCGGTTACGAAACCCCTTCGATGGTGAAATGGAAGGACATGAATCCCTACGAACGGGAAGATGAAGCCAAGCGATTGCTCGCAGAAGCCGGTTTTGGCCCTGGGAAAGAAACCCTCGAGGTGGAGATACGCTTCAACAATTCCGAAAATCACCGCGCCACGGCGGTTGCCGTCGCCGATATGTGGAGGGTCCTTGGAGTCGACACGCGGCTTCTCGCCACCGATGCGACCAGCCATTATGCCTTTTTGCGGGAAAGGCCGCCTTTTGATGTGGCGCGGTCGGGCTGGTTCGCCGACTATCCGGACGCACAGAATTTTCTTTTCCTTGCCGAAAGCGACAATAAAGGCCTGAATGTCACAAGTTTCAGCAACATGACCTATGATGGATTGATGGATGACGCTCAATCGGAAAGCGTGCCGAAGCGGCGCTCGGCCATTCTTCACAGGGCCGAGGCCTTGCTTCTCGAGGAGCAGCCCTATCTTGTCTTGCTTACCTACCGATCCCGCAATCTGGTTTCACCGAAGCTCAAAGGATGGGAAGCAAATGTGCTCGACAACCATCCCGGCCGCTATATCTCGATTGCCCCATGAACAGCTCTGATCCTGGCCACGCACACTTGCGGATGCGCAGCGAACTACTACAAATCGCGATGGTCTGGCCTCGCGGTTCCCGGCGCCACCAATCCATACGCTGCTGACCCATGCTTCGCTATTTCCTGTCCCGCCTCGTCACTGCTGTTCCGACGCTCTTCGTCATTATCACCCTTGCCTTCTTCCTCTTGCGTCTCGCTCCTGGCGGACCGTTTGATTCCGAACGCGCGCTTGATCCGGAGATTGCCGCAAACCTCCGCCGCATCTACCGTCTCGATCTGCCGCTCGTTCAACAATTCTGGCTCTATCTGCAAAGCCTCGCGCATGGCGATCTCGGGCCGAGCCTGCATTGGCGCGACTTCACCGTAAACGAACTGTTCGCCAAAGCTCTGCCGATCTCGGTAAAGCTCGGCACGCTGGCGATGCTTGTCGCGATCATTGTCGGCACGGCACTCGGGCTTGCCGGTTCGCTCCGAGACAACGGGCTCGGCGCGCATTTTGTCGATGGTGCAGCGCTCGTTGGAATCGTTTTGCCCGTCTTCGTCGTGGCGCCGCTCCTACAGCTCGGGCTCGGTTTGAGCCTACACATTCTTCCGGTCGGCGGCTGGAACGACGGGGCCTGGCAAAACATGATCCTGCCGGTTTTCACGCTCGCGCTGCCGCAGATCGCCGTCGTTGCCCGGTTGATGCAGGCGGCGCTCCGCGATGTTCTCACAAAGCCGCACATTCGCACCTTGCGCGCATTTGGAATGCCCGGTTGGTTTATCCATGTTCATGCGCTTCGCGCCGCATTTCCGCCTGTCGTATCCTATCTCGGTCTCGCCGCGGCGAATGTCCTCACAGGCTCGGTGATTGTCGAGACGATTTTCGGAATCCCCGGCATGGGCCGATATTTTGTCGATGGTGCGCTGGGCCGGGACTATACGCTTGTGATGGGCACGGTCATCGTCGTGGCGGTTGCGGTCGTCCTGTTCAATCTCGGTGTCGATCTGTTGCTCGCGTGGCTCGATCCGAGAGTGCGCGTCGAGTCGCGCCCCCAATGAATGAGCCCCTAAAAATAAAGCGAGCACAAACGATGGGCTGGTCGCTCGCGAAACTGGCCACGCGCAATCGATCGACGACGGCAAGTCTTGCGGTCTTAAGTCTGATCGCGCTGCTCTGCCTGGTTGGTCCGCTGTTTTCAGGCCATCCTTATGATCGGGTTTATCGCGATTATGTTCTTGTTGGGCCATCCCTTATTGCCCATCCCAGTACCGGGGAGACAGAACGCGCATTGGCCGCGATTGGACGACGCATGCATTTGCACATCGAGATCGCCCGGCAGACGAATCAGATAGTGCTCCTGACGCTCGCGAGCGATACATCGATCGATCGGCGTGTCTTGCGAGCGTTCGAGCGTTCCGATCTTTTCTCCTCCGCGCGCCTGGTCCAGTCCGACGACGATCGCCACCGTTTGACTGTCGAAGCGCAGCTGCAGCGGAGATATTTTCTCTTCGGGACCGATGCCAACGGGCGCGATCTGCTGACCCGGGTTTTGGTTGCCGGGCGCATTTCCCTCGCCGTCGGCCTGCTTGCCTCCTTTGTTGCTTTGACCATTGGCGTCGCCTATGGCGCGATCGCAGGCTATGCGGGCGGCCGCCTCGATGGTCTGATGATGCGGATCGTCGAGATCCTCTATGCGCTTCCCTTTATCTTTTTCGTGATTGTCCTCGGCATGGTGTTCGGGCGGCGCTTCGTGCTTATCTTTGTGGCAATCGGCGCCGTGGAATGGCTGGACATGGCGCGCATCGTGCGCGCCCAGACTCTGTCGATCAAGCGGATGGATTTCATTGCCGCCGCAGAAGCGCTCGGCGCGACGACCCCGGCAATCCTATGGCGGCATATCATCCCCAACGCCTCAGGCCCGATTATCGCCTATCTCACCGTGCTCGTTCCCCGCGTGATCCTGATCGAAAGCTTCGTTTCGTTCCTGGGGCTTGGCGTGCAGGAACCGCTGACGAGTTGGGGTGTTCTGATCGCCGACGGAGCCCGCAATATCCAGGGATCCATTCATCTGCTTATATTCCCCGCGATATTTTTGGGTGCCACACTCGGTGCCCTGCAGCAGCTTGGCACCGGCTGGCGTGGTGCGTGGGATCCGGGGAGAGGTTGATGGAGGACCCCGCGAAGCCGATGCTTCAGTTCTGCCATCTGGGCGTCGCCTATGGGCCGACGCGGGTCGTCAAGGACGTGAGTTTTACTGTCCAGCGCGGCGAAACGGCGGCGATCGTGGGCGAATCAGGCTCCGGCAAGAGCCAAACCGTGCTGGCGGCGCTCAAACTTTTATCCCCCCGCGCGACGACGTCGGGTTCGGTGCTGTTCGAAGGTGCAAATCTCCTCGAGCTCTCCGAGAGCAGCCTCGATGCGCTGCGCGGCCGGCGCATCGCAATGGTTTTTCAAGAGCCGATGTCGGCGCTCGATCCCTTGTTTACAATCAGCGCTCAGATTGGTGCCGTCCTTCGCCTGAAAGCCGGTTTGCCGAGTCGAGCCGCCAGAGAAAGAACTCTCGATCTCCTGGATCTGGTCGGCATTGGCGATCCTGCAAGCCGCATGCATGCCTATCCGCATGAATTATCGGGCGGCCAGCGTCAGCGCGTCGCAATTGCCATGGCGATTGCCTGCAACCCCGATCTGCTGATCGCCGACGAGCCGACAACGGCGCTCGATGTCACCGTTGCGGCGCGAATCCTGGAACTTCTTGCCAAACTCAAACAAAGCCTCGGCATGGCGATGATCTTCATCAGCCACGACCTTGGGCTCGTGCGCCGCATCGCCGATACGATCCATGTGATGCGCCAGGGAGAAATCGTCGAAAGCGGCCCAACCGCAACGGTCGTTGCCACTCCCCGCCATGCCTATACACGCAATCTACTCGCTGGCATGCCGCAGGGCCGACGGCACATCGGAAAGGAGACGCCGGTATTGCTGCGCGCGCGCGACATCAGCGTGCGATTCCAACTTCGCCGCGCCTTGTTCAGCCCCAAGCGGGAGATAAGAGCGGTTGACGGCGTCAGCCTTTGCCTCGACAAAGGCCGCACGCTCGGACTTGTCGGGGAATCCGGTTCCGGCAAATCGACGCTGGCGCGTGCCCTTTTAAAGCTCGTGCCCGCGAGCGGGGAACTCGACTTCGATGGACATGATTTGACGCAGCTCGGCCGAGCAGCGATGCGGCCGATGCGCAGCTCCATGCAATTGGTCTTTCAAGATCCCTATGGATCGCTGTCGCCGCGGATGCGCATCGGCGATATCGTCACCGAAGGTTTGCTTGTGCACGAGGCGGCGATGACCAAGCCGGACCTGGACGCACGCGCGGTCGCCGCCCTCGAAGAAGTCTCCCTCGACCCCGCTTTGCGGCACCGTTTTCCGCATGAACTATCGGGCGGCCAGCGCCAGCGGGTCGCGATTGCGCGGGCGATGATCCTGAAACCAAAGCTCGTTGTCCTCGATGAGCCAACCTCCGCCCTCGATCGGACCGTTCAAACCGAAATTCTTGCGCTGCTGGAGGCTTTGCAGCAAACGCATGGATTGACCTATTTGCTGATCAGCCACGACCTTGCGGTCATTCGCGCCATGGCGGACGAGATCGCGGTGATGAAAGACGGGCGCATTGTCGAACATGGTCCTGCAGGAGAGATTGTCGATCATCCGCATGAGCCCTATACAAGGGCGCTCATCGCGGCGGCGTTTCAAACGGGTGACATGTGAGTCTTCTAGCAGTCCGCTGCCAGCGCATTTTTATCGAAGTATGTCGCAAGTGAACTTGCCTGGTGCGCAAAGCCAAATCGAGAGGGTATGCCATGCTTTTTGAAGGTCAAGCGCTCAAACTTCACGCGCTCGAACATGGGATCGTCGAACTGCGTTTCGAGCGGAGCGAAGAGGC encodes:
- a CDS encoding peptidase M4 family protein: MKRAVFGASAGGCPCCFIIPPQILQRLATSGDPHLAETAGRTLRLTDSILAFRAQLSTGAPSPTALKREGLRRQVFDCKGFTDLPGDIARSEADPDCPDKAANEAFANAGITWNFFKEIFNRESVDGNGKTLVSSVHYGQKYDNAFWDGRQMVYGDGDGIIFERFTAALDVIAHELTHGVTQYTAQLPYQDEPGALNESMSDVFGSMVKQWSLGQTVAEADWLIGAGILAPSFKGKALRDLANPGTAYNDTHFGKDPQPGHMKDYVHTEADHGGVHTNSGIPNRAFVLAAKAIGGKSWEKTGRVWYVTLTQRLTASAGFAKCATETISVARDLFPDDPDIAAKIAQAWSDVGVLEEAPTAAGLAKVAGAYVVPLPPVRPVFARSPMAKKPRTAKKTAKKKKTVSSKPAAKPSRGTPTKSAPPKKKGKGKRP
- a CDS encoding ABC transporter; this encodes MLRYFLSRLVTAVPTLFVIITLAFFLLRLAPGGPFDSERALDPEIAANLRRIYRLDLPLVQQFWLYLQSLAHGDLGPSLHWRDFTVNELFAKALPISVKLGTLAMLVAIIVGTALGLAGSLRDNGLGAHFVDGAALVGIVLPVFVVAPLLQLGLGLSLHILPVGGWNDGAWQNMILPVFTLALPQIAVVARLMQAALRDVLTKPHIRTLRAFGMPGWFIHVHALRAAFPPVVSYLGLAAANVLTGSVIVETIFGIPGMGRYFVDGALGRDYTLVMGTVIVVAVAVVLFNLGVDLLLAWLDPRVRVESRPQ
- a CDS encoding 2,3-bisphosphoglycerate-dependent phosphoglycerate mutase, with protein sequence MDRILVLIRHGQSEWNLKNLFTGWKDPVLTDKGVEEARAAGRLLKARGLSFDRAFASNLVRAQHTLQLVLEEVGGQAKTTWDQALNERDYGELCGLNKDDARRKWGDEQVHLWRRSYDVRPPGGESLKDTVARVVPYYCQTILPAVLGGQRTIVAAHGNSLRALIMVLDRLTPETIPTMELKTGILLLYRLKPDSTVETKEILSQ
- a CDS encoding ABC transporter substrate-binding protein is translated as MVWHRGELGDPGSLDPHKATTLIESNILAELFEGLVSHNARGEIVPGVATSWTVEAGGVVYHFQFRDDAKWSNGDKVVPADFVYAFRRLMAPETGAPYANILYTLKNAEKINKGELPVEALGVRAIGDTCLEITLEHPAPYFIAQLAHMTAKPLHERSIKEYGSDFVRSAHIVTNGPFMLKDFTPNDRLVLDKNPYYYDAAQVALDSEIFYSLEDRSAALRRFMAGEIQSYNDVPLDQITFVRSHLAEAFKVTPSLGSYFYAFDTRHKPFDDRKVRRALSMVIDREFLAERIWGTTMDASYSFVPPAITGYETPSMVKWKDMNPYEREDEAKRLLAEAGFGPGKETLEVEIRFNNSENHRATAVAVADMWRVLGVDTRLLATDATSHYAFLRERPPFDVARSGWFADYPDAQNFLFLAESDNKGLNVTSFSNMTYDGLMDDAQSESVPKRRSAILHRAEALLLEEQPYLVLLTYRSRNLVSPKLKGWEANVLDNHPGRYISIAP
- a CDS encoding carbon-nitrogen hydrolase, producing the protein MKVSLVQMNSSADKVDNIAAAVALIEKAVAEEKPDWICLPECFDFLGGDRKSKAAAAEALPGGPAYAAMQAQARKHGIFIHAGSILEKPEAGERIHNTTVVFDRAGAEIARYRKIHMFDITAPDGTQYCESAAFAPGNAVVTYPCEDMIVGCSICYDIRFPELYQALVAKGAEMIALPAAFTLQTGKDHWEVLCRARAIETQTYFCATAQTGTFIMDNETRHTYGHSLVVDPWGHVTAKASDGIGIVSSRIDRDLVRKVRAQIPVSQHKVPFD
- a CDS encoding peptide ABC transporter permease, translating into MGWSLAKLATRNRSTTASLAVLSLIALLCLVGPLFSGHPYDRVYRDYVLVGPSLIAHPSTGETERALAAIGRRMHLHIEIARQTNQIVLLTLASDTSIDRRVLRAFERSDLFSSARLVQSDDDRHRLTVEAQLQRRYFLFGTDANGRDLLTRVLVAGRISLAVGLLASFVALTIGVAYGAIAGYAGGRLDGLMMRIVEILYALPFIFFVIVLGMVFGRRFVLIFVAIGAVEWLDMARIVRAQTLSIKRMDFIAAAEALGATTPAILWRHIIPNASGPIIAYLTVLVPRVILIESFVSFLGLGVQEPLTSWGVLIADGARNIQGSIHLLIFPAIFLGATLGALQQLGTGWRGAWDPGRG
- a CDS encoding alkylated DNA repair dioxygenase, which produces MDAATGTCLVPGLTYYPRYLDDSAQATLAAEVAKSVAQAPWYLPRMPRSGRAFSVRMTNCGALGWVSDREGGYRYQRVHPETGGAWPPIPASALNIWRALADYPHPPQAGLINFYDGRAKMGLHQDRDEKELAAPVVSISLGDSCVFRYGGLQRGDPAKNLELHSGDVIVFGGAARLMFHGVTKILGGSSRLLPGGGRINLTMRRVTRPECDANP
- a CDS encoding microcin ABC transporter ATP-binding protein (with YejAEF is involved in resistance to microcin C); translation: MEDPAKPMLQFCHLGVAYGPTRVVKDVSFTVQRGETAAIVGESGSGKSQTVLAALKLLSPRATTSGSVLFEGANLLELSESSLDALRGRRIAMVFQEPMSALDPLFTISAQIGAVLRLKAGLPSRAARERTLDLLDLVGIGDPASRMHAYPHELSGGQRQRVAIAMAIACNPDLLIADEPTTALDVTVAARILELLAKLKQSLGMAMIFISHDLGLVRRIADTIHVMRQGEIVESGPTATVVATPRHAYTRNLLAGMPQGRRHIGKETPVLLRARDISVRFQLRRALFSPKREIRAVDGVSLCLDKGRTLGLVGESGSGKSTLARALLKLVPASGELDFDGHDLTQLGRAAMRPMRSSMQLVFQDPYGSLSPRMRIGDIVTEGLLVHEAAMTKPDLDARAVAALEEVSLDPALRHRFPHELSGGQRQRVAIARAMILKPKLVVLDEPTSALDRTVQTEILALLEALQQTHGLTYLLISHDLAVIRAMADEIAVMKDGRIVEHGPAGEIVDHPHEPYTRALIAAAFQTGDM